The genomic DNA ctgatctgccccagacctcaactcctctttcatgccagctcttcatagccctcaactccccgatatttcaaaaatctatctacctcctctttaaatactttcagtgatctggcctccacaacactctggggtagagaattccagacaatctcaaagcgatttacagccaatgaggtacttttgaagtatagtcacagttgtaatgtaggaaatgaggaagttaaattgcacacagcaagctcccacaaacaacaatgtgataatgacccaataatgtgttttagtgatgatattgaGGGATGAATTTTGataaggacaccagggataacatccccgctcttcttcaaaatagtgccgtgggatcttttacatccatctgagaggacagacagggtctcagtttaagatTTCATAcaaaagacagcagctccaacTGTACAGCACTGGCATATCAACCTTGATTTGTATGCTTAAGTGGGACATGAACTCAGAACCTCATGACATGGTGACAAGAGCTCTACCAGAGCTGACATGGGAATGTTAGATACTCTTGGCTGAAGGTCAGCtttccaaatcccatgaatgatgcCATTCATTTTGTTCTTCATTTTGATTGCTCTTCATTTGCCAAAGCACCATCTTTCACTGTTGCTAAGTTCCCTGTGGCATTCTGTTAAAAGTTCTATGTAGATAGTTGTTATTTGCAATATGAGGCTGAGGCATTTGTGTTCAATGGGATTAAGGCGTTATTATAACTTGGGTTTGAGACACTGATGTAACATGTCAATACGGAGTTTCTATAACATGTACTTAAATTTGTACAACATGGGACTGAGACGTTTATGTAACATGGGATTGAGGAGTTTGTTTCAATGGGATTAAGGTGTTATTATAACTTGGATTTGAGGCACTGATGTAACATGTCAATACGGAGTTTCTATAACATGTAACTAAATTTGTACAACATGGGGCTGAGGAGTCTGTATAACATGAGACTGAGGAGTTTATAAAACATGGGCTGTGGAGTTTGTATAACAAGGAACTGAGAAGTTTGTATAACACTACGttgagggccggaattttaccactCCGCCCCCCATGAGCGGGAAAGTGGCGGGagggtaaaattgagcgggaggctcaggATGGGCACTTCCAGAGCCAATCCTGTctccgctgccactttatgcagggcgacGGCATCtaaaaatggcctgcctgccccaggccaatcaaggcccttaagtggtcacttaacagccacttaagggcctctgcccacctccacggggattttgccaagcccaagaaaagccgcctgttaaaaacAGACAGCTCTCTGACATcctggtgttgggggagggggaggggggtggggggtgcgatgctgggacagagagctgcttgCCCGCTGACtgaccggcagctctattaggcgggacttcctacctcaagtgggtgtaagtccagcctcagaccaattaaagcccaggggcccgcaaaatacaggtcggattcccaggccaggcggaagcgggttcgccaccaacttttcagtcggtggacggacccatccaccaagggtaaaatcccggccaaggAGTTTGTATAACATGGGGCTGTGTGTCTGTACAACAGGGGATTAAAAAAGGACTGAGGAGTTGTATAAGATGGGGCTGAGGAATGTATATAACATGGGAGGGAGGAATGTGTATAATGGGGCTGAGAAGTCGATATAACATGGGCTGAGGAATATGTATTACATGGGTTTCAGGCTTTGGCGTAGCACGTATCTGAGGAGTTATACAAAACATTTAGTTGGAAATGCTTTTGCTAGGATTGTAAATgttaagagtggaaccaagcaatGGCAGTCTCACtgaggtgttggaggaagatgaCGTGGTCAACCGTGTTAAATGCTACCAACAGGTTGAAGCAGTTGAAGAAGGAATAGTGCACAAAGCAGGTCATTGGAATGACTGATCTTTATGTAATTTTAATGTCGATGCTTAAGGGAACCTTTCTAACTGTTCATACTCAAAAAAAAACTTATCATTAAATCATTCTTGATTCAAAAAACATTTGCACTTATAACAAAaaggtttttaatttttttttcagtaTTTACATGTAATTTTTGGAATTAGAAGGAGGAAGATAGAAGGAGCTCgtgatctcaggatatcccaaagtgctttacagcattttgaaatgtagtcactgttgtaatttagaaaAGTAGCAGCCAAATTATgtgcagtaagatcccacaaacagtaatgagataatggcccgataatccattttagtgatgttggttgagggataaatattggtcaggacacaagGGGGatctcccctgcacttctttgaagTAGTACcgcaggatcttttatatccacctgaaagtGCAGACAGGGCCTCGTGTCAATGTCTCATCTTAAAgaaggcacctccgacaatgcaactctccatcagtatggcactgaagtgtgagcctagattatgtgcttgagtctctggagtgagacttaaactcacagccttctgactcagaggcacaagTGCTACCTAAATTACAATCTAACTCCTCTGTACACTATTGTACACTATTGCATCCATTACTGTTATCCCCTCTATACCTCTAGTCCTCTTGAACAACGACAGCAATCTCGCTAATATGCCCACACTTTGTTTGCTCCAAGAACACAGATTTCATAATTGCACATTCCCAACCTGCAATTCTCCATCTATTAACTGTAATACATACTTCCGTAGCCTGATCACTTTGTACTTCTGGAGTACAATGAGTCAAAACAAGCAATCAGCACTCCAGGACTGAGAGATCTAAAACATCCATTTTTGTTTTCATCACAGGTAAAGAAATAGGCTTTAAGCCACTGGAATCAGTGCAGGTCAAAATGATGGACAACACGACACAGGGTAATTCCAACTGCACTGTCGACGCCAGCGTGGAGTCTGTCTTGGTCCCCATCATGTACGTGGCTGCATTTCTTGTCAGCCTGCCTGGGAACTGTCTATCCATCTATGTGGCATGCTTACATGTGAAGCGCGATAATGAGATTGGTATCTACCTACTTAACCTGTCCTTTGTTGATATCTTGTACACACTCACACTGCCTTACTGGTTCATTGATTACTTCAGCTCCCACACCAGCAAGGGTCTGTATAATCTGCTCATCGTTGTGATGTACAGCACCATGTACTTAAGCCCTGCATTCCTCTGCTGCATCTCCATGGATCGCTACCTAGCTATAGCCCATCCACTGAGATATTTTGGGCTCCGGACAGTGCAGGCAGCCATCGTGGCCAGTACAGTCTGCTGGCTCATTCAGTTGGCATGTCATGCATTGCTGCTCCACAAACAGGATTTTTTCTCCACCTTTA from Heterodontus francisci isolate sHetFra1 chromosome 9, sHetFra1.hap1, whole genome shotgun sequence includes the following:
- the LOC137373304 gene encoding G-protein coupled receptor 4-like, encoding MTVSALQSNSLYLKTLGDVTEKCDKAPYRGKEIGFKPLESVQVKMMDNTTQGNSNCTVDASVESVLVPIMYVAAFLVSLPGNCLSIYVACLHVKRDNEIGIYLLNLSFVDILYTLTLPYWFIDYFSSHTSKGLYNLLIVVMYSTMYLSPAFLCCISMDRYLAIAHPLRYFGLRTVQAAIVASTVCWLIQLACHALLLHKQDFFSTFTSSLVYEEAYPMKPTLIVEYLTRFAVGFCLPLTLLLFCSQRIFKAIAGSTATVCSEKKKIAKLLLQLLLVYVISFGPYQIILLIRSLAEPGNCNFAQKMYIFYKVSFALTGLNCAADPIIYCLLCDAAKQDITNLVMMMRHYLKR